From a single Oreochromis niloticus isolate F11D_XX linkage group LG3, O_niloticus_UMD_NMBU, whole genome shotgun sequence genomic region:
- the LOC112846524 gene encoding uncharacterized protein LOC112846524, with amino-acid sequence MMLLDVTTKRGDWIGALIDLASDTNHITHQAVDRLGLTGEPITLVVHGVGGMEAKVETKRYLVSINVATKKGTWRLHEMVCYGLEEIANVGHVVDSERLEKFFPGSVEPGELIRPEKIELLISIREGRLAPQRMMRCGDLVLWDGPLGKTISGAHPDLLEDVEVTARFSSTHFACSMKTGSQRVAALRNCYPKPKNSVEVGTTNTSNAEVIKWLQWDSIGATCDPVCGGCRCGKCAPGGKEMSLADERELEIIRGGLTFKLSDNHSDKPHWDAKYPWKEDPATLPNNRKAVEATFLKSEKRLEKDPLWKAAYAKQVCDMLARGAAIQLSQTVLDKWKGAVWWINHLMAPNPHSNTMPVRLVWDSSQVYRGVSLNSILMKGPDVLNPIRAVLLHFREGEHAAIGDVSKMYNSVWLEDQEVHVHRFLWRHSPEEDIKDYAVVRVNMGDKPAGCIAQVAMRETALLPQFVNRVEERRVIEEDTYVDDILVSHNDPERLSEILEGVETILKYGGFYLKPWVWSGFSGRQGAVPAEPETIMLPNQLRSEDNEALGLGYLVEEDKLFLMVAINFSTRKKKMRTQVDLTEENIGEKTPNPLTRRMLLSQVAGLYDPLGLATPLKQKGVILVRRAFQEAGILTKDTWDKPLSSELRGRAIKLFEEYARLSTITFPRSITPSGWVGKPWGITFSDGSCDSYGAVLYLRWETSEGVRTRLVESKAKLTPIEQKGDAVKAEICGAVFATRLKGYFVKYSRLEIDRWYHFLDSQTVLGAIQRESYGFQTFFANRVGEIQKAGPVTDWWWLPGQFNVADLVTRGCSPEQLSEDSSWQTGPMFLTKPIEEWPIKSAAEVASGTREVISRLQRKAFSAILTRSQEMAQTTPEMVLIVSTQWSAVDVCRIKEYWGSALINQVDLSRFNCLAKLCGVIAYVRRALRFWLSGRGQTAVGLKWEAVPTAQEHEEAFQDLCLSAQAGVTFPTTTLNRLVVRNDKTTGLLMCHGRIQSVEEERSGVPLIPYKCRLSSLLAEDAHYVNHEGVSATLLRMRKRGWVVQGPRIVRKVIDSCISCRKCRAKLSTQVMSDHPPMRTTPAAPFEYTTLDLFGPYFVRDSVRRRVKKKVWGVVFSCMASRAVHADVVEDLSIEGFLKAYQRFTALRGHPKKLWSDQGTNFVGAKPALKELYDFLGSIDKEEIQRRAAVVGSDWMWEFSPADSPHRNGAAEAAVHVLKRALSNIFEEGNLTVLEFQTLLYLAANLTNERPIGARAQVQEETVDVVTPNSLLLGRAGPRGDNMGFEFPAYPFSHLQAVQVEVDKFWRRWSQLAGPHLFVRQKWHAPARNVSVGDLVWVADQNALRGRFKLGRVEEAEADDRGVVRDVKVRICCSRPINWSQARKDREPCHSTILHRDVRRLVVLLPVEEQEGRGSSP; translated from the exons ATGATGTTGTTGGATGTCACTACCAAGAGGGGAGACTGGATTGGAGCACTCATCGATTTAGCCTCTGACACGAACCACATCACCCACCAGGCAGTGGACAGGCTTGGCCTGACTGGTGAGCCAATCACCTTAGTTGTTCATGGTGTTGGTGGCATGGAGGCAAAAGTAGAGACAAAGAGATACCTGGTGAGCATAAACGTAGCCACAAAGAAGGGGACATGGCGACTCCATGAGATGGTTTGCTATGGGTTAGAAGAGATCGCCAATGTGGGTCACGTCGTGGACTCAGAGCGCCTGGAGAAGTTCTTCCCAGGCTCCGTCGAGCCGGGGGAACTGATCCGCCCTGAAAAGATTGAGCTACTCATCAGCATCCGAGAGGGTCGTCTAGCCCCCCAGAGAATGATGAGGTGCGGTGACTTGGTTCTGTGGGATGGTCCGTTAGGGAAAACCATCAGTGGCGCACACCCAGATCTGTTGGAAGATGTGGAGGTGACTGCACGTTTCTCATCAACCCATTTCGCGTGCTCCATGAAGACAGGGTCTCAGAGAGTTGCGGCCCTTCGTAACTGTTACCCGAAACCAAAGAACAGCGTAGAGGTCGGTACCACGAATACATCCAACGCTGAGGTCATCAAATGGTTACAGTGGGACAGTATTGGTGCCACCTGTGACCCCGTGTGCGGCGGTTGCCGCTGCGGGAAGTGCGCCCCTGGAGGGAAGGAAATGTCACTTGCTGATGAAAGAGAGTTGGAGATCATCAGAGGAGGTTTGACCTTCAAGCTAAGTGACAATCATAGTGACAAGCCCCATTGGGATGCTAAATATCCCTGGAAAGAAGACCCTGCCACCCTGCCTAACAACCGCAAAGCTGTGGAGGCGACTTTCCTGAAGTCAGAGAAGCGCCTCGAGAAAGATCCGCTATGGAAGGCAGCTTATGCTAAGCAGGTGTGTGACATGCTTGCAAGGGGGGCTGCTATCCAGCTTTCCCAAACAGTGTTGGACAAGTGGAAAGGAGCCGTGTGGTGGATAAACCATTTGATGGCGCCCAACCCACACTCCAACACCATGCCGGTGAGGCTCGTTTGGGACAGCAGCCAGGTGTACAGAGGTGTTAGTTTGAACAGCATCTTGATGAAGGGCCCAGATGTTCTGAATCCCATTAGGGCAGTGCTGCTCCATTTCCGAGAGGGAGAGCATGCGGCGATAGGGGATGTCTCCAAAATGTATAACTCTGTGTGGCTGGAGGACCAAGAGGTGCATGTTCACCGCTTCTTGTGGAGGCATTCCCCGGAGGAGGACATCAAGGATTATGCTGTAGTGCGTGTGAACATGGGTGACAAGCCTGCAGGTTGTATCGCCCAGGTTGCCATGCGAGAGACTGCCCTCCTGCCACAGTTTGTTAACAGGGTGGAAGAAAGACGTGTCATTGAAGAGGATACTTACGTGGACGACATCCTTGTGTCCCACAACGACCCTGAGAGACTGAGCGAGATCCTGGAGGGGGTTGAAACCATTCTCAAGTATGGGGGGTTTTACCTCAAGCCTTGGGTGTGGTCTGGCTTTAGTGGGAGGCAAGGTGCTGTTCCTGCCGAACCTGAAACCATCATGTTGCCCAACCAGCTGCGGAGCGAGGACAACGAGGCGTTGGGTTTGGGTTATCTCGTGGAAGAAGACAAGCTCTTCCTCATGGTGGCTATTAACTTCTCCacgagaaagaaaaagatgcgTACTCAAGTAGACCTCACTGAGGAGAACATAGGGGAGAAGACGCCGAATCCCCTCACTCGTCGTATGCTGCTGAGTCAGGTAGCAGGGCTCTACGACCCCCTTGGTCTGGCGACGCCCCTGAAACAGAAAGGTGTCATTCTTGTCAGAAGAGCCTTTCAGGAGGCCGGGATACTGACTAAGGACACGTGGGATAAGCCGCTGTCTAGTGAACTACGTGGGAGAGCGATTAAGCTCTTTGAGGAGTACGCGCGGCTGAGTACCATCACCTTTCCCAGGAGTATTACGCCATCCGGCTGGGTGGGTAAACCCTGGGGAATTACATTCTCTGATGGGAGTTGTGATTCATACGGAGCGGTCCTTTACCTGCGCTGGGAGACTTCTGAAGGGGTCAGGACTCGGCTCGTGGAGTCCAAGGCCAAATTGACTCCAATCGAACAAAAGGGAGATGCTGTCAAGGCAGAGATTTGTGGAGCTGTGTTTGCCACCCGCCTGAAAGGTTACTTTGTGAAGTACAGTCGGTTAGAAATAGATCGTTGGTACCATTTCCTGGACAGTCAGACTGTGTTAGGCGCCATCCAACGAGAGAGTTACGGGTTCCAGACCTTCTTTGCCAATCGAGTGGGCGAGATACAGAAGGCCGGGCCTGTCACTGACTGGTGGTGGCTTCCTGGCCAGTTCAACGTGGCTGACCTGGTCACAAGAGGATGTTCCCCTGAGCAGCTTAGTGAGGACTCTTCATGGCAGACCGGTCCCATGTTCCTGACCAAGCCAATAGAGGAATGGCCCATAAAGTCGGCTGCAGAGGTGGCCTCTGGGACTAGAGAAGTCATCAGTCGACTCCAAAGAAAGGCTTTTTCTGCCATCTTAACAAGGTCGCAGGAAATGGCGCAGACTACTCCAGAGATGGTTTTGATAGTGTCAACGCAGTGGTCGGCGGTCGA TGTTTGCAGGATCAAGGAGTACTGGGGTTCAGCCTTGATAAATCAAGTAGATCTTTCACGGTTCAATTGTCTAGCCAAGCTCTGTGGGGTCATAGCTTATGTCCGCAGAGCCTTGCGCTTTTGGTTGTCTGGCAGGGGTCAAACTGCTGTAGGATTAAAGTGGGAGGCAGTGCCCACGGCCCAGGAGCATGAAGAGGCGTTTCAGGACTTATGTCTCTCCGCCCAAGCAGGTGTGACTTTCCCTACGACGACGCTCAACCGCCTGGTTGTGCGTAACGATAAAACAACGGGGCTCTTGATGTGCCATGGCCGGATTCAATCCGTTGAGGAGGAGAGGTCCGGGGTCCCTTTGATCCCCTACAAGTGTCGGTTAAGCTCTCTCCTCGCTGAGGATGCCCATTATGTCAACCATGAAGGTGTTTCTGCCACCCTTCTTCGGATGAGGAAGAGGGGCTGGGTAGTTCAAGGTCCCAGGATCGTACGGAAGGTGATTGATTCGTGCATAAGTTGCAGAAAGTGCAGAGCCAAGCTAAGCACTCAGGTGATGAGTGATCATCCTCCCATGCGCACTACGCCAGCAGCCCCTTTCGAGTACACTACTTTGGACTTGTTTGGTCCGTATTTTGTCAGAGACTCAGTAAGGCGACGAGTGAAGAAGAAAGTTTGGGGCGTGGTTTTTAGTTGTATGGCCTCAAGAGCAGTTCACGCAGACGTAGTTGAAGATTTGTCGATTGAGGGCTTTCTGAAGGCTTACCAGCGGTTTACTGCTTTGAGGGGTCACCCCAAGAAACTCTGGTCTGACCAGGGGACCAATTTTGTGGGAGCTAAACCTGCACTGAAGGAGCTCTATGATTTCCTTGGTAGTATCGACAAAGAAGAGATCCAGAGAAGGGCAGCTGTGGTTGGGTCTGACTGGATGTGGGAGTTTAGTCCAGCAGACTCCCCTCATCGGAATGGAGCGGCGGAAGCAGCTGTTCACGTGTTGAAGAGGGCATTGAGCAACATTTTTGAGGAGGGGAACTTGACTGTTCTGGAATTCCAAACCCTCCTCTATTTGGCAGCCAACCTCACCAATGAGAGGCCTATCGGGGCCAGAGCTCAAGTTCAGGAAGAAACTGTAGATGTTGTGACACCAAACTCTTTGTTGTTGGGTCGGGCAGGGCCCAGGGGTGACAACATGGGGTTCGAGTTCCCTGCCTACCCATTCAGCCATCTGCAAGCAGTCCAGGTGGAAGTGGACAAGTTTTGGAGGCGCTGGAGCCAGTTGGCCGGGCCGCACCTGTTTGTTCGGCAAAAATGGCATGCCCCGGCGAGAAATGTCTCTGTTGGGGACCTTGTTTGGGTGGCAGATCAGAATGCCCTTAGAGGCCGCTTCAAGCTGGGCCGTGTGGAGGAGGCAGAAGCAGATGACCGGGGTGTTGTTCGGGACGTCAAAGTAAGGATTTGTTGTAGTCGTCCCATCAACTGGTCCCAGGCAAGGAAGGACAGGGAACCATGTCATTCCACCATTCTCCACAGGGACGTAAGGAGGTTGGTGGTGTTACTGCCAGTAGAGGAGCAAGAGGGACGTGGTTCATCCCCCTGA